Below is a genomic region from Bacteroidota bacterium.
TCAAGAAGAGGAGGATGAAGTTCATGGCCATAAACCCAATATAGATTCCTCGTTTATTGCTCAAAGGCAACGCGATTATCAAAATAACGACTAGAATTAATTCATGTTTGCAAAGACTATTTCTGCTCAGGAACTGAATATTTTGCCGGTAAAGCATTTTGAAGGCGAAACATTTGTTATTGACGACCTGAAAAAATTAAAAGAAGTACTTCCTCTTATAAGTAGTGAGAAGTTGTTGGGTTTTGATACAGAAACCCGTCCTAATTTTAAAAAAGGAAGGACCAACCATGTCGCTTTATTGCAACTGGCAACCCGTGATAAGGCTTTTCTGTTCAGAATCAATAAAATAGGATTGCCCTCCGTGGTTACAAAAATATTAGCTGATAAAAATGTTCTGAAAGTCGGGGCTGCCATCCGGGATGATATCCGGACCCTGAAACTTGCCAGCCCCTTTGCCCCTCAAAATTTCGTGGAACTTCAGGACTTTGTCGAATATTTCGACATCGAAAGCAAGGGATTATCGAAGCTTGCAGCAATTGTCCTGAATTTCAGGATTTCAAAATCCCAGCAATTGTCCAATTGGGAAAACGAAACTCTTACTGCGGCCCAGATCAATTATGCTGCTACAGATGCCTGGGTGGGTTATGAAATATTTCAAAAATTAAAAGAATTGTCGGAACAATAAATATGGGTACTTTAACAAAAATCATCTTAAAAAAGGGAAAGGAGCAATCCATCCGACGTTTTCACCCCTGGATTTTTTCCGGCGCTATTGAAGAAATTACCAGTCCTGTCGAGGAAGGCGACCTGGTCGAAGTTTATAGCCACGATCAGGAGTTTCTTGCCATAGGGCATTGCCAGGTAGGAACTATTGCCGTTCGTATTCTTTCATTCGAACCCGTTGAAATAAATGATGATTTCTGGAAACAGAAAATTTCTGCTGCCTGTTCCCTGCGCCAGGAACTGGGTTTGTTTCTGAATGCGCAGACTAATGTTTTCAGGCTTATTCATGGTGAAGGAGACGGAATGCCCGGACTGATTGTGGATTTTTATAATGGTACGGCGGTCATGCAGATGCATTCCATCGGAATGTACCTGATCCGCGAAAAACTGGCCGCTCTGCTAAAAGAAATCCTGGGCAACCGCTTGCTTGCAGTTTATGATAAAAGCGAAGGTTGTATCCCCGAAAAATCCGGAATAGAAGTTAAAAATGGTTTTATTTCGGGTAGTTCGCCTGAAACTATAGTTTTGGAATATGGAAACAAATTCAAAATAAACTGGGAGGAAGGACAAAAAACCGGATTTTTTATCGACCAACGTGAAAACCGCAGGTTGCTTCAACAATATACTGCCGATAAAACAGTTTTGAACATGTTTGGCTATACGGGTGGTTTTTCCGTCTATGCCATGCGTGGGGGAGCTTCGTTGGTCCACACTGTTGATGTTTCTGAAAAGGCCGTAGAACTTGCCAGTGAAAATGTTGCCCTTAATTTTTC
It encodes:
- a CDS encoding 3'-5' exonuclease; translated protein: MFAKTISAQELNILPVKHFEGETFVIDDLKKLKEVLPLISSEKLLGFDTETRPNFKKGRTNHVALLQLATRDKAFLFRINKIGLPSVVTKILADKNVLKVGAAIRDDIRTLKLASPFAPQNFVELQDFVEYFDIESKGLSKLAAIVLNFRISKSQQLSNWENETLTAAQINYAATDAWVGYEIFQKLKELSEQ
- a CDS encoding class I SAM-dependent rRNA methyltransferase; translated protein: MGTLTKIILKKGKEQSIRRFHPWIFSGAIEEITSPVEEGDLVEVYSHDQEFLAIGHCQVGTIAVRILSFEPVEINDDFWKQKISAACSLRQELGLFLNAQTNVFRLIHGEGDGMPGLIVDFYNGTAVMQMHSIGMYLIREKLAALLKEILGNRLLAVYDKSEGCIPEKSGIEVKNGFISGSSPETIVLEYGNKFKINWEEGQKTGFFIDQRENRRLLQQYTADKTVLNMFGYTGGFSVYAMRGGASLVHTVDVSEKAVELASENVALNFSDTSRHKAFATDAFEFMRDIDNRYDVIILDPPAFAKHNSALHNALQGYKRLNTIAFKKIKAGGILFTFSCSQVVSRDDFRKIVFTAAAISGRRVRIIHQLEQPADHPVNIFHPEGEYLKGLVLYIEK